Proteins from a single region of Halorubrum sp. 2020YC2:
- the dph2 gene encoding diphthamide biosynthesis enzyme Dph2, giving the protein MSGSTEGDLTKTGMALKHDREWDYELDRILEAIEERDASKVGLQFPEGLKRRGPKVADDLREVAPDDVTFMLSGQPCYGACDLDTYLMRRTDVFVHFGHTPMKESDSIVYVPLFSNVDPFPIMEDALEEELTPPEEDADVGLVTTAQHMNRFEEMTDWLEERGYEVHTRRGDDRLTKEGQVLGCNYASADIDAEQVLYVGGGKFHPVGLAMEHPDKRVVIADPVNNAVSIAEHDQFLKQRYAAVHKAMDAEKWGVIFCTKIGQGRWEKAQEIVDNNENAYLITMDEVTPDRLRNFDMDAFVNTGCPRITTDDGPRFHKPMLTPGEYEAAIGEKPLDSIEFDTFHDTW; this is encoded by the coding sequence ATGAGCGGCTCCACGGAGGGCGACCTGACGAAGACGGGCATGGCCCTGAAACACGACCGCGAGTGGGACTACGAACTCGACCGGATCTTAGAGGCCATCGAGGAGCGCGACGCCTCCAAGGTCGGCCTCCAGTTCCCCGAGGGACTCAAGCGCCGCGGGCCGAAGGTCGCGGACGACCTCCGCGAGGTCGCGCCCGACGACGTGACGTTCATGCTCTCTGGACAGCCCTGCTACGGCGCCTGCGACCTCGACACGTACCTGATGCGCCGGACGGACGTGTTCGTCCACTTCGGTCACACGCCGATGAAGGAGTCCGACAGCATCGTCTACGTCCCCCTCTTCTCGAACGTCGACCCCTTCCCGATCATGGAGGACGCGCTCGAAGAGGAGCTAACGCCCCCCGAGGAGGACGCCGACGTGGGCCTCGTCACGACGGCCCAACACATGAACCGCTTCGAGGAGATGACCGACTGGCTCGAAGAGCGCGGCTACGAGGTCCACACCCGACGCGGCGACGACCGCCTCACGAAGGAGGGGCAGGTGCTCGGCTGTAACTACGCCTCCGCGGACATCGACGCCGAGCAGGTGCTGTACGTCGGCGGCGGGAAGTTCCACCCGGTCGGGCTCGCGATGGAACACCCGGACAAGCGCGTCGTCATCGCGGACCCGGTCAACAACGCGGTGTCGATCGCGGAACACGACCAGTTCCTCAAGCAGCGCTACGCTGCGGTTCACAAGGCGATGGACGCCGAGAAGTGGGGCGTCATCTTCTGTACGAAGATCGGGCAAGGCCGGTGGGAGAAGGCCCAGGAGATCGTCGACAACAACGAGAACGCCTACCTGATCACGATGGACGAGGTGACGCCGGACCGCCTGCGGAACTTCGACATGGACGCGTTCGTGAACACCGGCTGCCCGCGGATCACGACCGACGACGGCCCGCGGTTCCACAAGCCAATGTTAACGCCGGGCGAGTACGAGGCCGCCATCGGTGAGAAGCCGCTCGACTCGATCGAGTTCGACACGTTCCACGACACCTGGTAG
- a CDS encoding cobalamin-independent methionine synthase II family protein produces MTTNDGHISTTHVGSLPRPPELLDLLTRRQDGETVDPDEWNETVADATRDVVDRQVETGLDSINNGEQSRVSFNWYVADRLSGIDGKRETELWADLQEFPSYAEETFKTDVIDLSMHPVVAEAVEYTGREEAQAEVDGFTDALAVADRDVDDAFMTAASPSVVTATHVDDYYDDYEEFLFAVAEAMKTEYELVADAGLTLQIDAPELLTVGHTAAYADEPLAAAKDATRLHVEALNEALANVPAEQVRLHTCWGSYEGPHHFDTELAEMLPLIYEADITGLSVEQANPRHQHEHRAFAEHPLPDGWTLIPGVVDVKTNIIDHPETVADRLERVADAVDDGTPLVAAPDCGFGTQAGIGMVDPEIAWAKLEALVEGTEIANDRLD; encoded by the coding sequence ATGACGACGAACGACGGCCACATCTCCACCACGCACGTCGGTAGCCTGCCGCGACCGCCGGAACTGCTCGACCTGCTCACCCGCCGTCAGGACGGGGAGACGGTCGACCCGGACGAGTGGAACGAGACGGTCGCGGACGCGACCCGCGACGTCGTCGACCGACAGGTCGAGACCGGTCTCGACTCGATCAACAACGGCGAGCAGTCCCGCGTCTCGTTCAACTGGTACGTCGCGGACCGGCTCAGCGGCATCGACGGGAAGCGGGAGACGGAGCTGTGGGCCGACCTCCAGGAGTTCCCGTCCTACGCCGAGGAGACGTTCAAGACCGACGTGATCGACCTCTCGATGCACCCGGTCGTGGCCGAGGCGGTCGAGTACACGGGCCGCGAGGAGGCGCAGGCGGAGGTCGACGGCTTCACCGACGCACTCGCAGTCGCGGACCGCGACGTCGACGACGCGTTCATGACCGCGGCGTCGCCGAGCGTCGTCACCGCGACCCACGTCGACGACTACTACGACGACTACGAGGAGTTCCTGTTCGCGGTGGCCGAGGCGATGAAGACGGAGTACGAACTCGTCGCTGACGCCGGGCTTACCCTCCAGATCGACGCCCCGGAGCTGCTGACCGTCGGCCACACCGCGGCGTACGCGGACGAGCCGCTGGCGGCCGCGAAGGACGCGACGCGGCTCCACGTCGAGGCGCTCAACGAGGCGCTCGCGAACGTGCCCGCCGAGCAGGTCCGGCTCCACACCTGCTGGGGCAGCTACGAGGGGCCCCACCACTTCGACACCGAGCTCGCGGAGATGCTCCCGCTGATCTACGAGGCGGACATCACCGGACTCAGCGTCGAGCAGGCGAACCCGCGCCACCAACACGAGCACCGCGCGTTCGCGGAGCACCCGCTCCCCGACGGCTGGACGCTCATCCCCGGCGTCGTCGACGTGAAGACGAACATCATCGACCACCCCGAAACGGTCGCGGACCGCTTGGAGCGCGTCGCGGACGCCGTCGACGACGGGACCCCGCTCGTCGCCGCCCCCGACTGCGGGTTCGGCACGCAGGCCGGCATCGGCATGGTCGACCCCGAGATCGCGTGGGCGAAACTGGAGGCGCTCGTCGAGGGCACCGAGATCGCGAACGATCGGCTCGACTGA
- a CDS encoding TIGR00725 family protein, with translation MRVSVIGGSSIGPETAAAAEALGERLAERGHVVVCGGLGGVMEAVCRGARGAGGETIGILPTGDRSDANPHVTIPVATGMGHARNALVVMNGDAAVAVNGASGTLSEIGLALAQGRPVAGLDTHDVDGVEAVDSPAAAVEYVERAAGRGGGVD, from the coding sequence ATGCGCGTCAGCGTCATCGGCGGGAGTTCGATCGGTCCAGAGACGGCGGCGGCCGCGGAGGCCCTCGGCGAACGGCTCGCGGAGCGGGGTCACGTCGTCGTCTGCGGCGGTCTCGGCGGCGTCATGGAAGCGGTCTGCCGCGGCGCCCGAGGAGCCGGCGGGGAGACGATCGGAATATTGCCGACGGGCGACCGGAGCGACGCGAACCCGCACGTCACGATCCCCGTCGCGACGGGGATGGGCCACGCGCGCAACGCGCTCGTCGTCATGAACGGCGACGCCGCGGTCGCGGTCAACGGCGCGAGCGGCACGCTCTCGGAGATCGGGCTCGCGCTCGCGCAGGGTCGCCCCGTGGCGGGGCTGGACACGCACGACGTCGACGGCGTCGAGGCCGTCGACTCGCCCGCGGCGGCCGTGGAGTACGTGGAGCGAGCCGCCGGTCGCGGCGGCGGGGTCGACTGA
- a CDS encoding HAD family hydrolase → MTYDTVVFDNDGVLVGRTRFDVLRDATRNAFEECGVEEPDPDDVEQMTIGATPGSVGTVCQTYDLDPGSFWRTRDDVVSRAQQQEAREGRKTPYDDLDELQDLDVEMGIVSSNQQATVDFLVDHFDGFDRMGAAYGREPTIHSLQLRKPNPHYIEQALGDLDAGNALFVGDNESDVRAAENAGIDSAFIRRPHRRDWELNVWPTWEIENLSDLHDIVD, encoded by the coding sequence ATGACGTACGATACCGTCGTGTTCGACAACGACGGTGTCCTCGTGGGCCGCACGCGCTTCGACGTGCTCCGGGATGCGACCCGGAACGCGTTCGAGGAGTGCGGCGTCGAGGAGCCCGATCCGGACGACGTAGAGCAGATGACCATCGGTGCGACCCCCGGTAGCGTCGGCACCGTCTGTCAGACGTACGACCTCGACCCGGGGTCGTTCTGGCGGACGCGCGACGACGTGGTGTCGCGCGCCCAACAGCAGGAGGCCCGCGAGGGGCGCAAGACCCCATACGACGACCTCGACGAGCTACAGGACCTCGACGTCGAGATGGGAATCGTCTCCTCGAACCAGCAGGCGACCGTCGACTTCCTCGTCGACCACTTCGACGGGTTCGACCGGATGGGCGCCGCCTACGGCCGCGAGCCGACGATCCACTCGCTCCAGCTCCGCAAGCCGAACCCGCACTACATCGAGCAGGCGCTCGGTGACCTCGACGCGGGTAACGCCTTGTTCGTCGGGGACAACGAGTCCGACGTCCGCGCGGCCGAGAACGCGGGGATCGACTCGGCGTTCATCCGCCGTCCTCACCGCCGCGACTGGGAGCTGAACGTCTGGCCGACCTGGGAGATAGAGAACCTGTCCGACCTCCACGACATCGTCGACTGA
- a CDS encoding ATP-dependent DNA helicase, translated as MTDSPPWADFFGHPEPYPEQADGIDAAVDAAEDGGFLALEGACGTGKTMLALTAGLDRVRDPDSEFERVFVLTSVKQQLRQFETDLRTINDDLPEEYDPVSGLTLVGKADVCPYARENRGGIDRENVYERCEGLRERTRNLVGDGGATTTSNLVSEARSQQVGLMDSGADAGPSADESGAADYLSVDGEPTPYRPDTEEYDDVEFCPFYAGFLDDLPEDGDPAEAVPFDVAELGHVDADELVRLAAGHGSCPHSIMGALVPEVEVVIGNYYHAFDPVTTGTFTGALLDDSTFVVCDEAHMLEPRVRDLVSDAVADASLRDAENELTRVVQPLSFESAGAESDDAAVVRGELEDADVTVEEIEAVREFYADLRGELDRRVTAHLDRERPDWRASMRDLDDTEIPLRDPEEPSEDEVTAWADDEGYGERVWARAEQVGAVVGRVLDSLEDEDKQRAAPGVGRTLNAWYREGHTDFFRAIELERTFDETEPPDSWRRAYNARLALHNCLPSEPIGDRLASFGGGVLMSATLEPMDLFREVTGLDHLEERGRPVVERTYGLSFPEGNRASLAVDAPKFTHQNRGAPGEENPTRLAHLDATAAVARREGNVLVGTPSYAEATWMAESLSERLDKPVLLDESSGDRETESLKDDFFAGDGKVLVTSLRGTLTEGVDYRGDRLSAAVVCGVPIINTARPQTRAVITAYDRRFESGFETALTVPAVRKARQAVGRVIRGPDERGVRVLLDARYARDSWNGVREYLPEHERNEYQPVSPDMLEVALDRFESRSPATSE; from the coding sequence GTGACCGACTCGCCCCCGTGGGCCGACTTCTTCGGCCATCCCGAACCCTACCCCGAGCAGGCCGACGGCATCGACGCCGCCGTCGACGCGGCCGAGGACGGCGGCTTCCTCGCGCTGGAGGGCGCCTGCGGGACGGGGAAGACGATGCTCGCGCTCACCGCCGGCCTCGACCGCGTCCGCGACCCGGACTCCGAGTTCGAGCGCGTCTTCGTCCTCACCAGCGTCAAACAGCAGCTGCGCCAGTTCGAGACGGACCTGCGGACGATAAACGACGACCTCCCGGAGGAGTACGACCCCGTCTCCGGACTCACGCTCGTCGGGAAGGCGGACGTCTGCCCGTACGCGCGGGAGAACCGCGGCGGGATCGACCGCGAGAACGTGTACGAGCGCTGCGAGGGGCTCCGCGAGCGCACCCGCAACCTCGTGGGCGACGGCGGGGCGACGACGACCTCGAACCTCGTGAGCGAGGCGCGGAGCCAGCAGGTCGGGCTGATGGACTCGGGTGCCGACGCCGGCCCGTCGGCGGATGAGTCCGGCGCCGCCGACTACCTCTCCGTTGACGGGGAGCCGACCCCGTACCGCCCCGACACCGAGGAGTACGACGACGTCGAGTTCTGTCCGTTCTACGCCGGCTTCCTCGACGACCTCCCGGAGGACGGCGACCCCGCGGAGGCGGTCCCGTTCGACGTGGCCGAACTCGGTCACGTCGACGCCGACGAACTCGTCCGGCTCGCCGCGGGCCACGGCTCCTGTCCCCACTCGATCATGGGCGCGCTCGTCCCGGAGGTCGAGGTCGTCATCGGCAACTACTACCACGCCTTCGACCCGGTGACGACCGGCACGTTCACCGGCGCGCTGCTGGACGACTCGACGTTCGTCGTCTGCGACGAGGCGCACATGCTCGAACCCCGCGTGCGCGACCTCGTGAGCGACGCGGTCGCGGACGCCAGCCTCCGCGACGCCGAGAACGAGCTCACCCGCGTCGTCCAGCCGCTCTCCTTCGAGTCGGCGGGCGCGGAGTCCGACGACGCCGCCGTGGTCCGCGGCGAACTGGAGGACGCGGACGTGACCGTCGAAGAGATCGAGGCGGTCCGCGAGTTCTACGCCGACCTCCGCGGCGAGCTCGACCGGCGCGTGACCGCGCACCTCGACCGCGAGCGCCCGGACTGGCGGGCGTCGATGCGCGACCTCGACGATACGGAGATCCCCCTCCGCGACCCCGAGGAGCCGAGCGAAGACGAGGTCACGGCGTGGGCCGACGACGAGGGGTACGGCGAGCGCGTCTGGGCGCGCGCCGAACAGGTCGGCGCGGTCGTCGGGCGCGTCCTCGACTCGCTGGAAGACGAGGACAAACAGCGCGCGGCGCCCGGCGTCGGCCGCACCCTCAACGCCTGGTACCGCGAGGGCCACACCGACTTCTTCCGGGCGATCGAACTCGAACGCACGTTCGACGAGACGGAGCCGCCGGACTCGTGGCGGCGGGCGTACAACGCGCGCCTCGCGCTCCACAACTGCCTGCCGAGCGAGCCGATAGGCGACCGACTCGCGTCGTTTGGCGGCGGCGTCCTCATGAGCGCGACGCTGGAGCCCATGGACCTGTTCCGGGAGGTCACCGGGCTCGATCACCTCGAAGAACGCGGCCGTCCGGTCGTCGAGCGGACGTACGGCCTCTCTTTCCCAGAGGGGAACCGGGCCAGCCTCGCGGTCGACGCGCCGAAGTTCACCCACCAGAACCGCGGCGCGCCCGGCGAGGAGAACCCGACGCGGCTCGCGCACCTTGACGCGACCGCCGCGGTCGCGCGCCGCGAGGGCAACGTCCTCGTCGGGACCCCGAGTTACGCCGAGGCGACGTGGATGGCCGAGTCGCTCTCGGAGCGGCTCGACAAGCCGGTCCTCTTAGACGAGTCCTCGGGCGACCGCGAGACCGAGTCGCTGAAGGACGACTTCTTCGCCGGCGACGGGAAGGTGTTGGTGACGAGCCTCCGCGGCACCCTCACGGAGGGCGTCGACTACCGCGGCGACCGCCTCTCGGCCGCCGTCGTCTGCGGCGTCCCGATCATCAACACGGCGCGGCCGCAGACCCGCGCGGTGATCACGGCCTACGACCGCCGGTTCGAGTCGGGGTTCGAGACGGCCCTCACCGTCCCCGCCGTGCGGAAGGCGCGGCAGGCGGTCGGCCGCGTCATCCGCGGGCCGGACGAGCGCGGCGTCCGCGTCCTCCTCGACGCCCGGTACGCCCGCGACTCGTGGAACGGGGTCCGGGAGTACCTACCCGAACACGAGCGGAATGAGTACCAGCCGGTGAGCCCGGACATGCTGGAGGTGGCGCTGGACCGATTCGAGTCGCGGTCCCCGGCAACGAGCGAGTGA
- a CDS encoding Xaa-Pro peptidase family protein, translating to MATRLPESAFADRLAAVRDRLAATDADAATWVGATSIEYLTGFHHIQTERPVVLAVTDDRVEITVPRLEVERVSPNPRIDAVNDYFDYPGGEPVSVAVEMLDGLGADAIAADADGPPGVMGYEGPAFSESLDVETQSWVDRMRWAKSDAEVDLIRESAKWANLGHRYLADFSEPGAHPATVSQRASTEASRAMLDTLGDAYSVRVRGDGPVHAGYISGEETALPHGHTPNERLSEGDVLVTGATANVDGYRSELERTMFVGDYSDEQEHYFGLMLEAQTLAIDALGPGVPVAEVDRVVWEYFEEQGVTDLAQHHVGHNIGLGGHEPPYIDRGWGERYDGDDAVMAPGHVYTIEPGLYTDEYGYRHSDTVAITESGTEQLTNFPRDIDSNVV from the coding sequence ATGGCCACGCGACTCCCCGAGTCGGCCTTCGCGGACCGGCTCGCCGCGGTCCGAGACCGGCTCGCAGCGACCGACGCCGACGCCGCGACGTGGGTCGGCGCGACGTCTATCGAGTACCTCACCGGGTTCCATCACATCCAGACGGAGCGCCCGGTCGTCCTCGCGGTCACAGACGACCGCGTCGAGATCACCGTCCCCCGCCTGGAGGTCGAGCGCGTCTCCCCCAACCCGCGGATCGACGCCGTCAACGACTACTTCGACTACCCCGGCGGCGAGCCGGTCTCGGTGGCGGTCGAGATGCTCGACGGTCTCGGCGCCGACGCGATCGCCGCCGACGCCGACGGGCCGCCGGGCGTGATGGGGTACGAGGGGCCCGCGTTCTCCGAGTCGCTCGACGTCGAGACGCAGTCGTGGGTCGACCGGATGCGCTGGGCGAAGTCCGACGCGGAGGTCGACCTGATCCGCGAGTCCGCGAAGTGGGCGAACCTCGGGCACCGCTACCTCGCGGACTTCTCCGAGCCGGGCGCGCACCCGGCGACCGTCTCGCAGCGGGCGTCGACCGAGGCGTCTCGCGCCATGCTCGACACGCTCGGGGACGCCTACAGCGTCCGCGTCCGCGGCGACGGGCCGGTCCACGCCGGCTACATCTCCGGCGAGGAGACCGCGCTCCCGCACGGGCACACCCCGAACGAGCGGCTCTCCGAGGGCGACGTGCTGGTCACCGGCGCGACCGCGAACGTCGACGGCTACCGCTCCGAGTTGGAGCGGACGATGTTCGTCGGGGACTACTCCGACGAGCAGGAGCACTACTTCGGGCTAATGCTGGAGGCGCAGACGCTCGCGATCGACGCGTTAGGGCCGGGCGTGCCGGTCGCGGAGGTCGACCGCGTCGTCTGGGAGTACTTCGAAGAGCAGGGCGTGACGGACCTCGCGCAACACCACGTCGGCCACAACATCGGGCTGGGCGGCCACGAGCCGCCGTACATCGACCGCGGCTGGGGCGAGCGCTACGACGGCGACGACGCCGTGATGGCGCCCGGGCACGTGTACACGATCGAACCCGGACTCTACACCGACGAGTACGGGTACCGCCACTCCGACACGGTCGCTATCACCGAGTCGGGAACGGAACAGCTCACCAACTTCCCGCGGGACATCGACTCGAACGTGGTCTGA
- a CDS encoding translation initiation factor IF-2 subunit beta has protein sequence MDYESSLDRAMEEVPDLGGSDERLSVPDPEWQKDGAFTRLTNLSGIADALSRDPEHVHSKIQQELGTAGQYEDGRARYSGNFRERDFQAAIDSYIESFVTCSECGLPDTRLETENRTPMLRCEACGAFRPVAKQNTSNTQRQEDAVESGNTYELEIVGTGRKGDGVAERGEYTIFVPGAQEGETVTAYIKNVSGNLAFARRED, from the coding sequence ATGGATTACGAATCGAGCCTCGACCGCGCGATGGAGGAGGTGCCGGACCTCGGCGGCTCCGACGAACGCTTGTCGGTTCCGGACCCGGAATGGCAGAAAGACGGGGCGTTCACCCGGCTGACCAACCTCTCGGGGATCGCGGACGCCCTAAGCCGCGACCCCGAACACGTCCACTCGAAGATCCAACAGGAGCTCGGGACGGCCGGCCAGTACGAGGACGGCCGCGCACGATACAGCGGGAACTTCCGCGAGCGCGACTTCCAGGCCGCGATCGACTCGTACATCGAGTCGTTCGTCACCTGCTCCGAGTGCGGGCTCCCCGACACGCGGCTGGAGACCGAAAACCGGACGCCGATGCTCCGCTGTGAGGCCTGCGGGGCGTTCCGGCCCGTCGCCAAGCAGAACACCTCGAACACCCAGCGGCAGGAGGACGCCGTCGAGTCGGGCAACACGTACGAACTCGAGATCGTCGGCACCGGCCGCAAGGGCGACGGGGTGGCCGAGCGCGGCGAGTACACCATCTTCGTCCCCGGCGCACAGGAGGGCGAGACCGTGACGGCGTACATCAAGAACGTCTCCGGCAACCTCGCGTTCGCCCGCCGAGAGGACTGA
- a CDS encoding long-chain-fatty-acid--CoA ligase yields the protein MHKPLLTTDFLDRARRHYADEEAVLAVDGTRYTYAELGERADRFSAALQARGIEKGDRVAVLDPNTHYHLEAAYGAMQVGAIHAPLNYRLTPDDFSYMLSDAGVDAIYADAEYAANVEAVRDEVPTETFLTNDADAVEGDWESFDDALDDADPDAYERPEMDEDEVITINYTSGTTGDPKGVCRTHRAETLHAYLISIHQEITDDDVYLWTLPMFHVNGWGHIYAITGAGARHVCTRGVDVAETFDRIRGEDVSYFCAAPTVLNMLGDHYAEHGGETTGDNDVRVATAGAAPPEATIRTVEEEFGWDLKHVYGATETGPLITTSDAKRHFDEGADDRFAVKKTQGIGYLGTDVRVVDENGEDVAADGETIGEIVVRGNQVMDRYWNKPEATEEAFSERLEGYYHMGDLAVVDEDGFVSIQDRKKDIIISGGENISSIELEDTLFEHDAVSDVAVIPAPDERWGETPKAFVVPESGDPEDAGATPEELKAFVRERVADYKTPGEVEFVAELPTTATGKIQKYELREREWDEEDRMVGEG from the coding sequence ATGCACAAGCCGCTGTTGACCACGGACTTTCTGGACCGGGCGCGACGCCACTACGCCGACGAGGAGGCCGTTCTCGCGGTCGACGGGACGCGATACACGTACGCGGAACTGGGCGAGCGCGCCGACCGCTTCTCCGCGGCGCTTCAGGCGCGCGGGATAGAGAAGGGCGACCGGGTCGCGGTGTTGGACCCGAACACGCACTACCACCTGGAGGCCGCCTACGGCGCGATGCAGGTCGGCGCTATCCACGCGCCGCTGAACTACCGGCTCACGCCCGACGACTTCTCGTACATGCTCTCGGACGCCGGCGTCGACGCCATCTACGCCGACGCCGAGTACGCCGCGAACGTCGAGGCGGTCCGCGACGAGGTCCCCACCGAGACGTTCCTCACGAACGACGCGGACGCGGTCGAGGGCGACTGGGAGTCGTTCGACGACGCGCTCGACGACGCCGACCCCGACGCCTACGAGCGACCGGAGATGGACGAAGACGAGGTGATCACGATCAACTACACCTCGGGGACCACCGGCGACCCGAAGGGGGTCTGCCGGACCCATCGCGCCGAGACGCTCCACGCGTACCTCATCTCCATCCATCAGGAGATCACCGACGACGACGTGTACCTCTGGACGCTGCCGATGTTCCACGTCAACGGGTGGGGACACATCTACGCGATCACGGGGGCGGGCGCCCGGCACGTCTGTACCCGCGGGGTCGACGTCGCGGAGACGTTCGACCGGATCCGCGGCGAGGACGTGTCGTACTTCTGTGCGGCGCCGACCGTCCTCAACATGCTCGGTGACCACTACGCCGAGCACGGCGGGGAGACGACCGGCGACAACGACGTGCGCGTCGCCACCGCGGGCGCGGCGCCGCCGGAGGCGACGATCCGCACCGTCGAGGAGGAGTTCGGCTGGGACCTCAAACACGTGTACGGCGCGACCGAGACCGGACCGCTGATCACCACCTCGGACGCGAAGCGCCACTTCGACGAGGGGGCCGACGACCGGTTCGCGGTGAAGAAGACGCAGGGGATCGGCTACCTCGGGACCGACGTGCGCGTCGTCGACGAGAACGGCGAGGACGTGGCCGCCGACGGCGAGACGATAGGCGAGATCGTCGTCCGCGGCAACCAGGTGATGGACCGCTACTGGAACAAGCCCGAGGCCACCGAGGAGGCGTTCTCGGAGCGGCTGGAGGGGTACTACCACATGGGCGACCTGGCGGTCGTCGACGAGGACGGCTTCGTCTCGATCCAAGACCGCAAAAAGGACATCATCATCTCCGGCGGGGAGAACATCTCCTCGATCGAACTGGAGGACACCCTCTTCGAGCACGACGCCGTCTCCGACGTCGCCGTCATCCCCGCGCCCGACGAGCGGTGGGGCGAGACGCCCAAGGCGTTCGTCGTCCCCGAGAGCGGGGACCCGGAGGACGCGGGCGCGACGCCCGAGGAGCTCAAGGCGTTCGTCCGCGAGCGCGTGGCCGACTACAAGACGCCCGGCGAGGTGGAGTTCGTCGCGGAGCTCCCCACCACCGCGACCGGGAAGATACAGAAGTACGAACTGCGCGAACGCGAGTGGGACGAGGAAGACCGAATGGTCGGTGAGGGGTAG
- a CDS encoding DUF5779 family protein → MSDWDLDLRDAEAKMDEAFAAAGDVVLGVLDGTTDPEEWVRSVDYGNTLVLSIEGDLNELAAGFARDVKEMDGELMHFRGFLVVTPPGVSIDTDRLSDPGADGEGVEADDPGTDDATAADGPADVAAPADDENGGNEN, encoded by the coding sequence ATGAGCGACTGGGACCTCGACCTGCGGGACGCCGAGGCGAAGATGGACGAGGCGTTCGCGGCGGCGGGCGACGTCGTCCTCGGCGTCTTGGACGGCACGACCGACCCGGAGGAGTGGGTCCGCAGCGTCGACTACGGGAACACGCTGGTGCTGTCGATCGAGGGCGACCTCAACGAGCTTGCCGCCGGCTTCGCGCGCGACGTGAAGGAGATGGACGGCGAGCTGATGCACTTCCGCGGCTTCCTCGTGGTGACCCCGCCGGGCGTGAGCATCGACACCGACCGCCTGAGCGATCCCGGCGCAGACGGGGAAGGCGTCGAGGCGGACGATCCCGGCACGGACGACGCGACAGCGGCGGACGGCCCTGCCGACGTGGCGGCGCCGGCCGACGACGAGAACGGCGGCAACGAGAACTGA
- a CDS encoding DsbA family protein — MERTRRSLLAGAASVGVVGAAGCLGGGNGGSGGLSFDAGAYDCDLTEPSDPDLDYRPTLGNPDADVTVRAFEDFTCGHCATYKLEHFPTIREDYIEPGDVHYEHWDFPLPVDEQWAVPIASAARGVGDRHGDEAFFEFASAAYESQGVYGDGSSVDTMPGGADPCAVLSDAEFTAYEEASQSDKSEGESMGVSGTPAIFVNGSPVEGGYAAESIAAAIDAEL; from the coding sequence ATGGAACGCACGCGGCGGTCCCTGCTCGCGGGCGCGGCGTCGGTCGGCGTCGTCGGCGCGGCGGGGTGTCTCGGCGGCGGAAACGGCGGGAGCGGCGGACTGAGCTTCGACGCCGGGGCGTACGACTGTGACCTGACGGAGCCGAGCGATCCGGACCTCGACTATCGACCGACCCTCGGGAATCCCGACGCCGACGTGACGGTTCGGGCGTTCGAGGACTTCACCTGTGGCCACTGTGCGACGTACAAGCTCGAACACTTCCCGACGATCCGCGAAGACTACATCGAGCCCGGCGACGTCCACTACGAGCACTGGGACTTCCCGCTCCCCGTCGACGAGCAGTGGGCGGTCCCGATCGCCAGCGCGGCCCGCGGCGTGGGGGACCGCCACGGCGACGAGGCGTTCTTCGAGTTCGCCTCGGCCGCCTACGAGTCGCAGGGCGTCTACGGCGACGGCAGCAGCGTAGACACCATGCCGGGCGGCGCCGACCCCTGCGCGGTCCTCTCCGACGCGGAGTTCACCGCGTACGAGGAGGCGAGTCAGAGCGACAAGTCGGAGGGGGAGTCGATGGGCGTTTCCGGAACGCCGGCGATCTTCGTGAACGGAAGCCCGGTCGAGGGCGGATACGCCGCCGAGTCGATCGCCGCGGCGATCGACGCCGAGCTCTGA